Below is a genomic region from Bacteroidota bacterium.
GGCCTGGCTTACCTGCTCGAAGACCTCGGCGATGAAACGCTGTTTTCATACCTCACTAAAAACAGCAGCGGCAGTGATTTTCCGGAAGGTATGACGGCGCTTTATAAAACAGTACTCGAAGCCCTGACCGGTTTTCAGGTGAGTGCCTCTGAAGGTCTTGATTATTCATACTGCTATCCGCGTGCCGCGTTTGACAAGCAGTCTATGATGTGGGACTTGAATTATTTCAAATACTATTTTCTGAAACTTGCCGGCATTCCGTTCGATGAACAGAAGCTGGAAGATGATTTCGAAAAATTCACAGAGATACTTATGGACGCCGGTTGCGACCATTTCTTATACCGCGACTTTCAGTCACGAAATATTATGATTCATGATGAAAAATTGTTTTTCATCGACTATCAGGGCGGACGAAAAGGTGCATTGCAGTATGATGTCGCAAGCCTGTTATATGATGCGAAAGCTGATATTCCACAACATGTACGGAATGAATTACTGGAACATTATATTGTTTGTCTTAAAAAAATAATGCCCGTAGACCGCGATAAATTTGTGCGTCATTTTTATAATTACGTTTTCATTCGCATTATGCAGGCAATGGGCGCATACGGTTTTCGAGGTTATTACGAGAAAAAAGCGCATTTTTTGCAAAGCATTCCCTATGCCATCAGTAATTTGAATTACCTGATATACGGTCCCGGGCTGCCACACGGCTTGCCTGAATTGCAGAAGGTGTTACTGAGTATCACCCGGTCTGAAAAACTGAAGGAATTCAGTGCTAAAAAGTCGGATAAACTCGTGGTGGAAGTGTGCAGCTTTTCTTATAAAAATGGTCTTCCTGCCGATAACTCAGGGAATGGGGGCGGATTTATTTTTGATTGCCGCGCGCTGCCAAATCCCGGGCGCTACAAAGAATACCAATCGCTTACGGGTAAAGATGCGGAAGTGAAATCATTTCTCGAAAATGATGCGGAAGCAGAGGCGTTTTGGAAAAGTGTATCAGCTCTCTTAGAACAATCAGTTTCCAATTATCTTGAACGAAAATTTTCGCATTTGTCGGTTTCATTCGGATGTACCGGAGGGCAGCATCGTTCGGTGTATTTTGCAGAGCGCCTGTCGGCATGGCTTAAAAATAAATACGAAATTATTGTAGTACTTAAGCATCGGGAATTTCCTGAAATTTAGTTATCAAATACTCGTAGAATGAAAGCAATGATACTGGCTGCGGGCCTTGGTACAAGGCTCAGACCGCTTACCGATAATAAGCCGAAAGCACTTGTAGCGGTTGCCGGTATGCCACTATTGCTGCATTCCATTAATAAATTGAAAGCTGCGGGTGTCGATTCGATAATTGTGAATGTTCATCACTTCGCTGAACAGCTCATTGATTATGTAAACAATCATGATTTCGGTGTGCCGGTTACAATATCCGATGAGAGCGGTCACTTGCTTGAAACCGGCGGTGGACTGAAGAAAGCGGAAGCATTTTTTAATGATGGCAAATCGTTTCTGTTATGCAATGTGGATGTGCTTTCCGGTACTGACCTGAAAAAAGTTATTGAATCACATGCGGCATCAAATGCGCTTGTAACGCTGGTTGTAAAAGCCAGACAGACGGCGCGCTATTTTTTGTTTGATAGAAATTTGCAGCTGTGTGGTTGGAAAAATACTAAAATCGGCGAAGTAAAAACCGCACGTGAAGCCACTTTCTATTATCCATATGCGTTTAGCGGTATTCAAGTAGTGCGTTCGGAAATTTTTCCTTTTATCACTGAGCAGGGGAAATTTTCGCTCACTGAGGTTTATTTAAGACTCGCTGCAAATCATGAAATCAGGGCATATGTTGATGATGCGTGGTGGTTCGACCTTGGTAAATTCGAGGATATTGAAAGTATAGAAGAATATTTAAAGTAGGAACAGCATCCTGAGCCTGACGAAGGGTGCGGTAAAGATGTTTCTGCTCGGTCGTTGAGTCCGCCCTCAGGCGGATCGAAACGCATTTATTTGCAAAATAGTTTTAATAAGTATGACTGCTTCATCAAAATATAAATGGCTTTTATTCATCATGCTGCTTTTGGCGGTCTTTCCGTTCTTTGCATTATGTGCATTTGTGCATCCATCGGCCGATGATTACAGTATGGTGTGGTTAGTGAAGAGCAGCAACTTTTGGCAGTACCAGAAGGACATGTATCAGACATGGACAGGAAGATATGCCGCCAATTTTTTCGAGACGCTTCACCCAATGCGGTTTGGAGCAATGTGGGTATATCGGTTAATTCCGGCAGTTTTGCTTATGCTGCTTTATTTTTCTCTGGTCGCGTTGCTGAAAAGCATTGCCGGAAAGATTCTGCCCGCGGTAACGATTCATTTATGCGCGCTTATTTTTTTCGTTGTATATCTTAATATTTTTCCTTCTACAGCAGAAGGGATTTATTGGTTGCCGGGCGGTATAGAATATTTGCTCGCAGGCATCTTGAGCATTTTTGTAATTGCGTTATTAATCCGTTCCGGTGATAAGGATAATCCTCATCGTTGGTTAAAACTTATTCCTGCATCCTTAGCGGTTCTCGTGATTGGCGGTCTGAATGAGATCAGTATGGCGCTGCTTGCTGCACTGTTATTCTTCGCCTTATTGTATATCAGAATCAAGCAGAAACGCAATGAATTTAATATTTTTCTGGTGTTTGTATTGCTTATTGTTGCCGGAACTGTCGATATTTCTGCTCCGGGAAATTATATTCGCATGTCGGTATTTACCAATCCTCTGGATATTACCTCCAGTATTTTTCTGTCGCTGAAAGGTGCGCTGAAGCTTGTCGGGATTCATTTCCAGTCGCCGCCGTTTATGCTTGTTACCATTTTATTTTTAACTGGCGCCGGAGAGATTATTAGGAAGCCGGAAGTGTCAAAATGGATACCATCAGTGCATCCGCTACTCTCCATAATAGTATCAGCGTTGGTGATTTTTGGTTTATACCTTCCGGGAGCGCTCGGAATGGGAATCAATCCGCCAATGAGAGTGCATGCCACCATTTCGCTGGCCTTTATGTTGCTCTGGTTTTTCAACCTGACTGTATTACTTCAGTATCTTCACACAAAAAGAAAACAGATAGCCACATTGCCATCATCCATTACGGTTATTATTGTTGTTGCAATGATAATCCTTTCGTTGCTTGATTTTACGAAAATTCCCGACGGGCCGTTGGTGTTCAGAGGGAATGTTTCCAGAGCTTATTATGATTTGCTGGTGAAAGCACCTGATTATAATAATGAGCTGAAACAACGATATCTGGATATCCGGCAGCAGAAATTCTCCGGAGAGAAATTAGTGAAGGTGAAAAAACTTCAGAATATTCCCGAAAGTATCTTTTTTATTGACATTGAGTCGGAAGCCGGCGACTGGAAAAATACGGATTATGCGCATTTTTTTGAAGTAGATTCAATTAAAATCAATGACGAACTAAAAACTACAAATTACTAATAATCCATTTTTCAAATTTTCAAATCACTGTTGTCCGGTAAAAGTTTGAAAGAAGCCGAAGCATAAGCCCGG
It encodes:
- a CDS encoding DUF6056 family protein → MTASSKYKWLLFIMLLLAVFPFFALCAFVHPSADDYSMVWLVKSSNFWQYQKDMYQTWTGRYAANFFETLHPMRFGAMWVYRLIPAVLLMLLYFSLVALLKSIAGKILPAVTIHLCALIFFVVYLNIFPSTAEGIYWLPGGIEYLLAGILSIFVIALLIRSGDKDNPHRWLKLIPASLAVLVIGGLNEISMALLAALLFFALLYIRIKQKRNEFNIFLVFVLLIVAGTVDISAPGNYIRMSVFTNPLDITSSIFLSLKGALKLVGIHFQSPPFMLVTILFLTGAGEIIRKPEVSKWIPSVHPLLSIIVSALVIFGLYLPGALGMGINPPMRVHATISLAFMLLWFFNLTVLLQYLHTKRKQIATLPSSITVIIVVAMIILSLLDFTKIPDGPLVFRGNVSRAYYDLLVKAPDYNNELKQRYLDIRQQKFSGEKLVKVKKLQNIPESIFFIDIESEAGDWKNTDYAHFFEVDSIKINDELKTTNY
- a CDS encoding RNase adapter RapZ, whose amino-acid sequence is MQEKNNPQKLIESLFAKLAGNDPERMEELPSSGSARKYFRIFHQGKTFIGAWNSDVRENKAFIEFTKHFKRNGLAVPQLISSDISGLAYLLEDLGDETLFSYLTKNSSGSDFPEGMTALYKTVLEALTGFQVSASEGLDYSYCYPRAAFDKQSMMWDLNYFKYYFLKLAGIPFDEQKLEDDFEKFTEILMDAGCDHFLYRDFQSRNIMIHDEKLFFIDYQGGRKGALQYDVASLLYDAKADIPQHVRNELLEHYIVCLKKIMPVDRDKFVRHFYNYVFIRIMQAMGAYGFRGYYEKKAHFLQSIPYAISNLNYLIYGPGLPHGLPELQKVLLSITRSEKLKEFSAKKSDKLVVEVCSFSYKNGLPADNSGNGGGFIFDCRALPNPGRYKEYQSLTGKDAEVKSFLENDAEAEAFWKSVSALLEQSVSNYLERKFSHLSVSFGCTGGQHRSVYFAERLSAWLKNKYEIIVVLKHREFPEI
- a CDS encoding nucleotidyltransferase family protein; this translates as MKAMILAAGLGTRLRPLTDNKPKALVAVAGMPLLLHSINKLKAAGVDSIIVNVHHFAEQLIDYVNNHDFGVPVTISDESGHLLETGGGLKKAEAFFNDGKSFLLCNVDVLSGTDLKKVIESHAASNALVTLVVKARQTARYFLFDRNLQLCGWKNTKIGEVKTAREATFYYPYAFSGIQVVRSEIFPFITEQGKFSLTEVYLRLAANHEIRAYVDDAWWFDLGKFEDIESIEEYLK